In Candidatus Methylomirabilis lanthanidiphila, one genomic interval encodes:
- a CDS encoding homoserine dehydrogenase — protein MKSVQIGILGFGTVGSGVVKLIQENRALLEQRLGGQVVIRRIADTDIQRRRNVDVDQTILTTDAMAVLEDPKIDIIVELIGGYDVALRFCREALARNKHLVTANKALLSTHGLELYRTAAARRVSIGFEASVCGGIPLIRAMKEGLVADRVRSIVGIVNGTCNYILTTMTDSRRPFAEVLAEAQAHGYAEANPSLDVDGIDSAHKLQILATLAFGAYVPLDRIHVEGIRQIDASDIEYARELGYRIKLLAIAKQLNGELEARVHPALIPEDDLLASVGGVHNAVYVVGDAVGSLMFYGRGAGQMPTASAVVSDIVEIARGLLHDPSARGVPPPQISEAEAEVKEMATVRSCYYLRIMAIDKPGVLSRVTGILGSNNISIVSVIQKGRHEQSAVPIVILTHEAVEGDMQRSLRAIDQLDVVSEKTVCLRVEGVTD, from the coding sequence ATGAAATCGGTACAGATCGGTATTTTGGGCTTCGGGACGGTGGGCTCCGGTGTGGTGAAGCTGATTCAGGAAAACAGGGCCCTCCTGGAGCAACGGCTCGGCGGGCAGGTCGTCATCCGTCGAATCGCCGATACCGATATCCAACGACGGCGAAACGTTGATGTGGACCAGACCATACTGACCACCGATGCGATGGCCGTGCTGGAGGATCCCAAGATCGACATTATCGTCGAGTTGATCGGGGGCTATGATGTCGCGCTCAGGTTTTGCCGGGAGGCGCTGGCCAGGAATAAGCATCTGGTGACGGCCAATAAGGCGCTGTTGTCCACCCACGGGCTTGAACTCTATCGGACGGCAGCGGCGCGCCGGGTGTCGATCGGATTTGAGGCCAGCGTCTGCGGCGGCATTCCGTTGATCCGGGCGATGAAGGAGGGGCTGGTAGCTGATCGGGTCCGTTCGATCGTCGGCATCGTGAACGGCACCTGTAATTATATCCTCACGACGATGACGGACAGCAGGCGGCCCTTCGCCGAGGTGCTGGCCGAGGCGCAGGCCCATGGCTATGCCGAGGCCAATCCCTCCCTGGACGTGGACGGGATCGACTCTGCCCATAAGCTGCAGATCCTGGCGACGCTTGCGTTTGGGGCCTATGTGCCCTTGGATCGGATCCACGTCGAGGGGATTCGGCAGATTGATGCCTCCGATATCGAATACGCCCGCGAGTTGGGGTACCGGATCAAGCTGTTGGCGATTGCCAAGCAGCTCAATGGGGAGCTGGAGGCGAGGGTGCATCCGGCGCTGATCCCGGAGGATGACCTGCTGGCCTCAGTCGGCGGTGTCCACAACGCCGTCTATGTTGTCGGCGACGCGGTGGGCTCGCTGATGTTCTACGGGCGAGGGGCGGGCCAGATGCCGACCGCCTCTGCCGTCGTCAGCGACATTGTCGAGATTGCCCGAGGTCTGCTGCACGATCCGAGCGCGAGGGGCGTTCCGCCTCCGCAGATCTCGGAGGCGGAGGCTGAGGTTAAGGAGATGGCGACCGTCCGCTCCTGTTACTATCTCAGGATTATGGCGATCGACAAACCTGGGGTCCTCTCGAGGGTCACCGGGATTCTGGGTAGCAACAACATCAGCATCGTATCCGTCATTCAGAAGGGACGCCATGAACAGAGCGCGGTCCCGATCGTGATATTGACCCATGAGGCGGTCGAGGGCGACATGCAACGGTCGCTTCGCGCCATCGATCAACTCGATGTGGTGAGTGAAAAGACCGTCTGCCTGAGGGTTGAGGGGGTCACCGATTGA
- a CDS encoding phosphoribosylformylglycinamidine synthase translates to MKFGIVVFPGSWSHQDFYHVIVNVLKEEACYLWHKEADLYDSDCVILPGGFAHGDYLRSGAIARLSPVMRAVAAFADAGGLVLGSCNGFQVLTEAGLLPGALLSNDCLHYRCRWVHLRTESRRTPFTTVMQPGQVVRMPISHGDGRYYIDQTGWKKLVDGDQIVFRYCDATGALTNDANPNGSLDHIAGICNERRNVLGLMPHPERAAEPILGSEDGGLMFASILDTFVRSPLTTCGDRT, encoded by the coding sequence ATGAAGTTCGGCATTGTGGTCTTTCCCGGCTCCTGGAGCCACCAGGACTTCTATCATGTCATCGTGAACGTCCTGAAGGAGGAGGCCTGCTACCTCTGGCACAAGGAGGCCGATCTTTACGACTCGGATTGCGTGATCCTTCCAGGCGGATTTGCCCACGGCGACTACTTGCGGTCCGGCGCGATCGCGCGACTGTCGCCCGTCATGCGCGCCGTAGCGGCCTTTGCTGATGCGGGCGGCCTGGTCCTCGGGAGTTGCAACGGGTTTCAGGTCCTGACCGAGGCAGGGCTGCTGCCCGGCGCGCTCTTGTCCAACGACTGCCTGCATTACCGCTGCCGATGGGTCCATCTGAGGACGGAGAGCCGACGGACCCCCTTTACGACCGTCATGCAGCCTGGGCAGGTGGTGCGAATGCCGATTTCGCATGGCGACGGGCGATACTATATCGACCAGACCGGCTGGAAGAAACTGGTCGACGGCGACCAGATCGTCTTTCGCTATTGCGATGCCACGGGGGCGCTGACGAACGATGCGAACCCGAACGGGTCGCTGGACCATATCGCCGGTATCTGCAACGAGCGCCGCAACGTCCTCGGATTGATGCCGCATCCGGAACGGGCTGCCGAGCCGATCCTGGGTTCCGAGGACGGCGGCCTGATGTTTGCGTCGATCCTCGATACCTTTGTCCGCTCCCCGCTTACGACATGCGGGGACAGGACCTGA
- a CDS encoding threonine synthase, whose amino-acid sequence MKTMSWKGIIEQYRPFLPVTDTTPVITLGEGNTPLVRAERLGAMLGIEAEIYFKYEGLNPTGSFKDRGMTLAITKAVEEGARAVICASTGNTSASAAAYATRAGLRAFVLIPEGKIALGKLAQAMIHGAQVLQIEGNFDQALQIVRRVAADLPIVLVNSVNPYRIEGQKSGAFEICDRFGRSPDYHFIPVGNGGNITAYWKGYQEYLKAGQITSLPKMMGWQAAGAAPIVLGKVVEQPETVATAIRIGNPASWNGALAAAAESGGQIDMVSDSEITEAYRLLASTEGVFCELASAASVAGLIKYCRSNRLAKDAVVVCVLTGHGLKEPDAAIRLSQQPVTVKADPEAVMKLLSV is encoded by the coding sequence ATGAAGACGATGAGCTGGAAGGGAATTATCGAACAGTATCGACCGTTTCTGCCCGTCACCGACACCACGCCGGTCATCACGCTGGGCGAGGGGAATACACCGCTTGTTCGCGCTGAACGGCTCGGCGCTATGCTCGGGATCGAAGCGGAGATCTATTTCAAGTACGAGGGACTCAATCCGACCGGCTCGTTCAAGGACCGGGGGATGACTCTCGCCATCACGAAGGCGGTAGAGGAGGGCGCGAGGGCCGTCATCTGTGCCTCGACCGGGAATACCTCGGCCTCCGCCGCAGCGTACGCAACTCGGGCGGGGCTGCGCGCCTTTGTGCTGATCCCGGAGGGAAAGATCGCGCTGGGTAAACTGGCGCAGGCTATGATCCATGGCGCGCAGGTGCTGCAGATCGAGGGGAACTTCGACCAGGCCCTGCAGATTGTGAGGCGGGTGGCTGCCGATCTGCCGATTGTGTTGGTCAACTCGGTCAATCCATACCGGATCGAGGGTCAGAAGAGCGGGGCCTTTGAGATCTGTGACCGGTTCGGCCGGAGTCCGGACTACCACTTTATTCCGGTCGGCAATGGGGGCAATATTACCGCCTACTGGAAAGGGTACCAGGAATATCTGAAGGCCGGACAGATCACCTCGCTGCCGAAGATGATGGGATGGCAGGCGGCAGGCGCGGCGCCGATTGTCCTGGGGAAGGTGGTCGAGCAGCCGGAGACCGTCGCGACGGCGATCCGAATCGGGAATCCGGCGAGCTGGAATGGAGCGCTGGCCGCGGCTGCCGAGTCGGGCGGACAGATTGATATGGTCTCTGACAGCGAGATTACCGAGGCCTACCGGCTTCTGGCCTCGACAGAAGGGGTCTTCTGTGAATTGGCCTCGGCCGCGTCGGTGGCAGGGCTCATCAAATATTGTCGGTCGAATCGTCTCGCGAAGGATGCGGTTGTGGTGTGCGTACTCACCGGGCACGGTCTGAAAGAACCCGACGCGGCAATCCGTCTGTCGCAGCAGCCTGTGACGGTGAAGGCCGATCCCGAGGCCGTGATGAAGCTTTTGTCGGTCTAA
- a CDS encoding acyl-CoA dehydrogenase: MDFELTEEQQAVQKMVREFAEREIAPVAADLDERAAFPTEIIRKLSELGLMGILLPKAYGGAGMDYISYALILEELGRYDASVALTVESHNSLCSSHIYLFGSEAQKRDYLPQLAGGQALGAWALTEPGSGSDASGLQATATHEGDQWVLNGTKNFITQGSVAGIYVIMALTNRAAREKGISAFIVQKGTPGLRIGRKEHKMGFRASDTAQVVLEDVRIPDANLLGELNHGFIDTLTILDAGRIGMAALSVGIARGCLEEGLKYAKARQAFGQPIANFEAIQWKLADMATEIDAARLLVLQAAYLKDTGQPFTKEASYAKLFAAETAMRAATEAVQIHGGYGYIKDYPVERYFRDAKFCAIGEGTSEIQRLIIARELLGRAYV, from the coding sequence ATGGACTTTGAGCTGACCGAGGAGCAGCAGGCCGTCCAAAAGATGGTCCGGGAGTTTGCCGAGCGGGAGATCGCGCCGGTCGCAGCCGATCTCGACGAGCGAGCGGCGTTTCCGACCGAGATCATCCGGAAGCTCTCCGAGCTCGGGCTGATGGGTATCCTCCTTCCCAAGGCGTACGGCGGCGCGGGAATGGACTACATCAGCTATGCCCTGATCCTTGAGGAACTCGGGCGGTACGACGCGTCGGTAGCGCTGACCGTAGAATCGCACAACTCGCTCTGCAGCAGCCACATCTACCTCTTCGGCAGCGAGGCTCAGAAGCGAGACTATCTTCCCCAACTGGCCGGCGGGCAGGCCCTTGGTGCCTGGGCGCTGACGGAGCCCGGTTCCGGGAGTGACGCGTCCGGATTGCAGGCCACAGCAACCCACGAAGGCGATCAGTGGGTACTGAACGGGACCAAGAACTTCATTACGCAGGGGAGTGTGGCGGGCATCTACGTGATTATGGCGCTCACCAATCGGGCAGCGCGAGAAAAAGGGATCTCGGCCTTTATTGTCCAGAAGGGAACGCCCGGGTTGCGGATCGGTCGGAAAGAGCACAAGATGGGATTTCGCGCCTCCGACACGGCCCAGGTCGTTCTGGAAGACGTCCGTATCCCGGACGCGAATTTATTGGGCGAATTGAACCACGGCTTCATCGATACGTTGACGATCCTGGATGCGGGGCGGATCGGGATGGCTGCACTCAGCGTGGGCATCGCCCGCGGCTGTCTGGAGGAAGGGCTGAAGTATGCCAAAGCACGACAGGCATTCGGGCAGCCGATCGCGAACTTTGAAGCGATCCAGTGGAAGCTGGCGGACATGGCCACCGAGATCGACGCGGCCAGGCTTCTGGTCCTGCAGGCCGCTTATCTGAAAGATACCGGTCAGCCGTTCACAAAGGAGGCGTCATACGCCAAGCTCTTCGCCGCAGAGACGGCCATGCGGGCTGCGACTGAGGCGGTGCAGATTCATGGCGGGTATGGCTACATCAAGGACTACCCGGTTGAACGCTATTTCCGCGACGCCAAGTTCTGCGCCATCGGCGAAGGAACCTCCGAGATCCAGCGCCTGATCATCGCCCGCGAACTCCTGGGCCGCGCATATGTGTAA
- a CDS encoding phosphoribosylformylglycinamidine synthase, producing the protein MTVSVMSPDLIASHGLTTDEYDRIVAMIGREPNLVELGMFGAMWSEHCSYKSSRVHLATLPTEGPRILQGPGENAGIIDIGDGLALVFKMESHNHPSFIEPYQGAATGVGGIIRDIFTMGARPIALCDSLRFGPLTDPKNRYLFSRVVAGIAGYGNAVGVPTVGGEVGFAEPYSGNPLVNVLCVGIARKDRLFFSGAGGIDNPVIYVGAKTGRDGIHGATMASGVFDEGAEARRPTVQVGDPFREKLLIEACLELMAGDDLVAVQDMGAAGLTCATAEMAARGGTGIEIDLARVPRREPGMTAYELMLSESQERMLVVAKAGSEERVRTVFEKWDLDAAVIGRVTEGGLLRVLDHGSPVAEIPAGALASDAPAYHRPSSRPAEADARQRLDLDRIPLPDDYAAVLLELLRSPNLCCKERIWERYDHMLFLGTIVGPGSDAVVLRLPGGGRRAIALSVDGNGRYCTVDPYRGAMIAVAEAARNVVCAGGEPLAITNCLNFGNPERPEIMWQFVEAVKGIGEACRALQTPVTGGNVSLYNETSGNAIFPTPMIGMVGLLDDVSYATGQWFKCEGDLVALIGETRAELGASEYLATRFDLVQGEPPSLDLAKERAVQRVCLEAIRAGIISSAHDCSDGGLAIALAESCLGPTPIGVDVQLTDTIRPDALLFGESQSRIVVSLKAADWPRLEAIAAAHQVPVARLGTVGGTRFQLRAPACGVELSVAEIESAWRSGLAPSLGA; encoded by the coding sequence ATGACCGTATCGGTGATGTCCCCGGATCTGATCGCGTCACACGGCCTGACGACCGACGAGTACGACAGGATCGTGGCGATGATAGGTCGTGAGCCGAACCTGGTCGAGCTGGGGATGTTCGGCGCGATGTGGTCGGAACACTGCAGCTATAAAAGCTCGCGTGTCCATCTGGCGACGCTGCCGACCGAGGGTCCGCGCATCCTCCAGGGGCCTGGGGAGAATGCAGGCATCATTGACATCGGGGATGGGCTTGCGCTGGTCTTCAAGATGGAAAGCCACAACCACCCGTCGTTCATCGAGCCGTATCAGGGGGCCGCGACTGGCGTGGGGGGGATTATCCGGGATATCTTCACCATGGGCGCAAGGCCGATCGCGCTGTGTGATTCGCTCCGTTTCGGGCCGCTGACCGACCCGAAAAATCGCTACCTGTTCAGCCGTGTGGTTGCCGGCATTGCCGGGTATGGGAATGCGGTGGGCGTGCCGACCGTAGGCGGCGAGGTGGGATTCGCCGAGCCGTACAGCGGCAACCCGCTGGTGAATGTGCTGTGTGTCGGGATCGCGCGGAAGGATCGGTTGTTCTTTTCCGGAGCCGGCGGGATCGACAACCCGGTGATCTATGTCGGGGCCAAAACCGGACGCGACGGCATCCATGGCGCCACGATGGCCTCCGGCGTCTTCGATGAGGGGGCTGAGGCGAGAAGGCCAACCGTCCAGGTTGGCGACCCGTTCCGTGAAAAGCTGCTGATCGAGGCCTGTCTGGAGCTGATGGCAGGGGACGATCTGGTCGCGGTCCAGGATATGGGGGCGGCGGGGTTGACCTGCGCAACCGCCGAGATGGCCGCTCGGGGCGGTACCGGAATCGAGATCGACTTGGCCCGTGTCCCCCGGCGAGAGCCCGGGATGACGGCCTATGAACTGATGCTCTCGGAATCGCAGGAGCGGATGCTGGTCGTCGCGAAAGCGGGAAGCGAGGAGCGGGTTCGAACAGTCTTTGAGAAGTGGGACCTTGATGCGGCCGTCATCGGGCGCGTCACAGAAGGGGGATTGCTGCGGGTCCTGGATCATGGCAGTCCGGTCGCGGAGATTCCGGCCGGCGCCCTGGCTTCGGACGCGCCCGCGTATCACCGGCCGAGCAGCCGTCCTGCCGAGGCCGATGCGCGGCAACGGCTCGACCTGGATCGCATCCCGCTGCCTGACGACTATGCGGCTGTCCTGTTGGAGCTGTTGCGGTCACCCAACCTCTGCTGCAAGGAGCGAATCTGGGAGCGCTACGACCACATGCTGTTCCTCGGCACGATTGTCGGGCCCGGGTCGGACGCCGTGGTCCTGCGGCTACCTGGTGGGGGCCGACGCGCCATTGCGCTCTCTGTTGACGGCAATGGCCGCTACTGCACCGTCGATCCCTATCGGGGCGCCATGATCGCCGTCGCCGAGGCAGCCAGAAACGTTGTCTGCGCGGGTGGCGAGCCGCTCGCCATCACCAACTGCCTGAACTTTGGCAACCCGGAGCGCCCGGAGATCATGTGGCAGTTCGTTGAAGCGGTCAAGGGGATCGGCGAGGCCTGCCGAGCCCTCCAGACCCCCGTGACCGGCGGCAATGTGAGTTTATACAATGAAACATCAGGCAACGCGATATTCCCCACACCGATGATCGGAATGGTCGGCCTCCTGGACGATGTGAGCTACGCGACAGGCCAGTGGTTCAAGTGTGAAGGGGATCTGGTGGCGCTCATCGGAGAGACACGGGCAGAGCTGGGGGCCAGCGAGTATCTGGCGACCCGATTCGACCTGGTACAGGGCGAGCCGCCATCGTTGGATCTGGCGAAAGAGCGAGCCGTACAGCGCGTCTGTCTCGAGGCGATCCGAGCGGGGATCATCAGCTCGGCGCACGACTGCTCGGATGGGGGGCTGGCCATCGCACTGGCAGAGTCTTGTCTGGGACCGACGCCGATCGGTGTCGATGTCCAACTGACGGATACGATCCGTCCCGATGCGTTGCTCTTTGGAGAATCACAATCCCGAATCGTCGTCTCCCTTAAGGCGGCTGACTGGCCGAGACTAGAGGCGATTGCTGCGGCGCATCAGGTCCCTGTGGCGCGTCTTGGAACGGTTGGGGGGACCAGATTTCAGCTTCGCGCCCCGGCGTGCGGGGTTGAGCTTTCTGTGGCAGAGATCGAAAGTGCTTGGCGAAGCGGGTTGGCGCCGTCCCTGGGCGCGTAA